A region of Brevundimonas sp. NIBR10 DNA encodes the following proteins:
- a CDS encoding M23 family metallopeptidase, with product MAQFDPRRQPMRFAPHLLTATAALSVALLAGRVYQPAQAQEVPELTQQQVDALEARAFAAAGAPAGLTAPENVAVQIRKGETFEQAMLRTGIGAAEAHAVAATISNAFDLNAMGAGLKFETAISKPRGGMGEPRLIGLTMRTGPASQLTVSRSFDGALRLRALDEKVTHETVVARGTIDRSLASSAGAFGATSAIIRRATQVLAGKLDMGRDVRSADQFTLVFDRSVTEQGRTVATGDLLYAELKGQAFYRFKPAGAREFAYFDAAGRNLRTTAMRAPLSSFRRVSSGFGVRVHPLSGYRKMHQGMDYAAVTGTPVVSPADGVVVEARRWGGYGNWLRIRHANGLETGYGHLSRYGSGIRAGQRVTQGQVVAFVGSTGASTGPHLHYEIWRGGQRINPAGIRTSEGTVLAGADLNAFRAEKARIDRIIASGGEKRQIGAAQVAAAPGLRPAQG from the coding sequence ATGGCTCAGTTCGATCCACGCCGCCAGCCGATGCGTTTTGCACCGCACCTGCTGACTGCCACGGCCGCTTTGTCGGTCGCGCTTCTCGCCGGTCGGGTATACCAACCCGCTCAGGCGCAGGAAGTTCCCGAACTGACCCAACAACAGGTTGATGCGCTCGAAGCGCGCGCCTTCGCCGCCGCCGGAGCTCCCGCCGGACTGACCGCCCCAGAAAACGTCGCGGTCCAGATCCGCAAGGGCGAAACCTTCGAGCAGGCCATGCTGCGCACCGGCATCGGTGCCGCCGAGGCCCACGCCGTCGCCGCCACCATTTCCAACGCCTTCGACCTGAACGCCATGGGCGCGGGCCTGAAGTTCGAGACCGCCATTTCCAAGCCGCGTGGCGGGATGGGCGAGCCGCGCCTGATCGGCCTGACCATGCGTACGGGCCCGGCCAGCCAGCTTACTGTGTCCCGCAGCTTCGACGGCGCGCTGCGCCTGCGGGCGTTGGACGAGAAGGTCACGCACGAGACCGTCGTCGCGCGCGGGACGATCGACCGCTCGCTGGCCTCTTCGGCCGGGGCCTTCGGTGCCACCTCCGCCATCATCCGTCGGGCCACTCAGGTTCTGGCCGGCAAGCTGGACATGGGGCGTGACGTTCGCAGCGCCGACCAGTTCACCCTTGTGTTCGACCGCTCGGTGACCGAACAGGGCCGCACGGTCGCGACCGGCGACCTGCTGTACGCCGAACTCAAGGGCCAGGCCTTCTATCGCTTCAAGCCGGCCGGTGCGCGCGAGTTCGCCTATTTCGACGCCGCCGGACGCAACCTGCGCACCACGGCCATGCGGGCCCCGCTGTCCAGCTTCCGCCGCGTGTCCTCGGGATTCGGCGTGCGGGTCCACCCGCTGTCGGGCTATCGCAAGATGCACCAGGGCATGGACTATGCGGCCGTGACCGGAACGCCGGTCGTTTCCCCCGCTGACGGCGTCGTCGTCGAGGCGCGGCGCTGGGGCGGATACGGCAACTGGCTGCGCATCCGTCACGCCAACGGGCTCGAGACCGGCTATGGCCACCTGTCCCGTTATGGGTCGGGCATTCGCGCAGGCCAGCGGGTCACCCAGGGACAGGTCGTCGCCTTCGTCGGCTCGACCGGGGCCTCGACGGGTCCGCACCTGCACTATGAAATCTGGCGCGGTGGCCAGCGGATCAATCCGGCCGGTATCCGCACCTCCGAGGGCACCGTTCTGGCGGGTGCCGACCTCAACGCCTTCCGCGCCGAAAAGGCCCGGATCGACCGGATCATCGCCTCGGGCGGCGAGAAGCGTCAGATCGGCGCGGCCCAGGTCGCCGCCGCCCCCGGCCTGCGTCCCGCTCAGGGGTAA
- a CDS encoding YdbH domain-containing protein: protein MATTALGLVVGVAWLNRRVVAREVLVGWLDDRGVPATVRVDRLELDGFVGRIVVGDPRDPDFSGDVSVDYRLTGPWTGAGFGVTPSRILLTRPVLKARWSDNRFSMGSLDPVIEEFTGRPPQPDSRSPLIIVQGGRLNLATDYGPVTAFADLTVDNGKLMRLKARTPDLRLAQGETQATGLAATLDLTTTGDRVALGLNLRAADLSGPVVSGRNARIGLIADLPYPDLKTRRGDGRASFDLSMTGDALGVGGVATSSPNARLTFSGQTTGWIETFRIAGDLTGTLRAAAVTGEGLSATAPNLGLTATRLDLSRQNAGDLTWSATGPATLTATRASAGELTLADLAVRSSTLAFGGRGAGFEATGPVVLTAATATFGDLNLTGLNGTADLDMIQGDQTLIQATGALKSSGGRWPLFGPIGPDDVPELAAMKAALGDFAVDLPSFRLSAGTLGTRIDLTAPARLTPRNGGVLTVLPVARPIFSAAPGELGGGALKVTATRGRGLPEATFDVPDWRLTPGGFSARLDGRARLDFGLAQGLDVTTSGTLSTDRGVLTYAAARCLDVVVERLELGENDVFDVAGQACPAGRPLAEVRDGRWRADLGLKAFSARAPFLALDVDRIEGTAAVTGSPSGIGLTADIASARVNDATTPRRFNPLSASGSATLSGESWTGGFDLVSGQTPIAHLDLTHDGLTGRGGVEIDTGTLTFAPGGLQPVDLTPLVAGIVSPPVTGSAAFKGQLAWDPALPEGISSGRLTVPGIDFTSPAGPVQGLRGTIDFTNLAPLTTAPGQILHVDKLVTITDLTDLDVNFALGKAAVTVSGAEIQVAGGFIRIEPLLLPLDRTTPFDGVIVFDRVQLGELVKGAGFDDKVALDAVVSGRLPFTYDPVAGVRIQAGTLAAVQPGRLSIQREALSGIEAGGGGAIPPGTVEDLAYQAMENLAFDTLSANVNSEGDGRVRLMFAIKGRHDPPERQELRLTIPELISRQFLNRPLPLPSDTGIDLNLNTTLNLNEVVGDLLAINRARNAAPATPSGTSPLP, encoded by the coding sequence ATGGCCACGACGGCGCTGGGCCTCGTGGTCGGCGTGGCCTGGCTGAACCGACGGGTGGTGGCGCGCGAGGTTCTGGTCGGCTGGCTCGATGACCGGGGCGTGCCTGCGACCGTGCGTGTCGATCGGCTCGAGCTGGACGGCTTCGTCGGTCGGATCGTCGTCGGCGATCCCCGCGATCCCGATTTCTCCGGCGACGTCAGCGTCGACTATCGCCTCACGGGCCCGTGGACCGGGGCCGGGTTCGGTGTGACCCCCAGCCGCATCCTCCTGACCCGGCCGGTTCTGAAGGCCCGCTGGTCCGACAATCGCTTCTCCATGGGCAGTCTCGATCCGGTCATCGAGGAATTCACCGGCCGACCGCCGCAACCTGACAGCCGCTCTCCGCTCATCATCGTCCAGGGCGGCCGCCTGAACCTTGCGACCGACTACGGCCCGGTCACTGCCTTCGCCGACCTGACTGTCGACAACGGCAAGCTGATGCGGCTGAAGGCCAGGACCCCCGACCTGCGCCTGGCCCAGGGGGAGACGCAGGCCACGGGTCTGGCCGCCACCCTCGACCTGACCACCACCGGCGACCGCGTGGCGCTGGGGCTGAACCTGCGCGCCGCCGACCTGTCAGGCCCGGTCGTGTCAGGCCGCAATGCCCGCATCGGCCTGATCGCCGACTTGCCCTATCCGGACCTGAAGACCCGACGTGGCGACGGCCGGGCCTCGTTCGACCTGTCGATGACCGGGGACGCCCTGGGCGTCGGCGGTGTGGCCACGTCTTCGCCCAATGCGCGCCTGACGTTCAGCGGCCAGACCACCGGCTGGATCGAGACCTTCCGCATCGCCGGCGACCTGACCGGGACCTTGCGCGCCGCCGCTGTGACCGGGGAGGGTCTATCCGCCACTGCACCGAACCTGGGCCTGACCGCGACCCGGCTCGACCTGTCGCGCCAGAACGCGGGCGACCTCACGTGGTCGGCGACCGGCCCGGCGACGCTGACAGCGACCCGCGCCTCTGCGGGTGAACTGACCCTTGCCGATCTCGCCGTCCGGTCGTCGACGCTGGCGTTCGGCGGGCGCGGTGCAGGTTTCGAGGCCACCGGCCCTGTGGTCCTGACCGCCGCGACGGCCACCTTCGGCGATCTGAACCTGACGGGTCTCAACGGCACGGCCGATCTGGACATGATCCAGGGGGACCAGACCCTCATCCAGGCCACGGGCGCGCTCAAGAGCTCCGGTGGTCGCTGGCCCCTGTTCGGCCCGATCGGGCCCGACGACGTGCCGGAGCTTGCCGCCATGAAGGCCGCGCTCGGCGACTTCGCCGTCGACCTGCCGTCATTCCGTCTCAGCGCGGGCACGCTCGGAACCCGGATCGACCTGACCGCCCCGGCGCGCCTGACGCCCCGTAACGGCGGTGTCCTGACCGTCCTGCCCGTCGCCCGCCCGATCTTCTCGGCCGCGCCCGGTGAGCTCGGCGGTGGCGCGCTGAAGGTCACGGCGACGCGTGGCCGGGGCCTGCCCGAGGCGACCTTCGACGTGCCCGACTGGCGGCTGACCCCCGGCGGCTTCTCCGCCCGCCTAGACGGCCGCGCCAGGCTCGACTTCGGCCTCGCCCAGGGCCTCGACGTCACCACCTCCGGCACGTTGTCCACCGATCGCGGCGTCCTGACCTATGCCGCCGCCCGCTGCCTCGACGTCGTGGTCGAACGGCTGGAGCTGGGCGAGAACGACGTGTTCGACGTCGCGGGCCAGGCCTGTCCGGCAGGCCGTCCCCTCGCCGAGGTCCGCGATGGACGCTGGCGCGCGGACCTCGGCCTGAAAGCCTTCTCGGCCAGGGCCCCCTTCCTAGCCCTCGACGTCGACCGGATCGAGGGGACGGCGGCCGTGACCGGATCGCCCTCGGGCATCGGCCTGACCGCCGACATCGCCTCCGCCCGCGTCAACGACGCCACCACGCCGCGCCGCTTCAACCCCCTGTCCGCCTCGGGTTCGGCCACTCTGAGCGGCGAGAGCTGGACCGGCGGCTTCGACCTGGTCTCAGGCCAGACGCCCATCGCCCATCTGGACCTGACTCACGACGGCCTGACCGGGCGCGGCGGCGTGGAGATCGACACCGGAACGCTCACCTTTGCCCCCGGCGGCCTCCAGCCCGTCGATCTGACGCCGCTCGTCGCCGGGATCGTCAGCCCGCCGGTCACCGGCTCGGCGGCCTTCAAGGGCCAGTTGGCCTGGGATCCTGCGCTTCCGGAGGGCATCAGCTCCGGCCGCCTGACTGTGCCCGGGATCGATTTCACCTCCCCCGCCGGGCCGGTGCAGGGTCTGCGCGGCACCATTGACTTCACCAACCTCGCCCCGCTGACCACGGCACCGGGCCAGATCCTGCATGTCGACAAGCTGGTGACGATCACCGACCTGACCGATCTCGACGTCAATTTCGCGCTCGGCAAGGCCGCCGTCACCGTCTCGGGGGCCGAGATTCAAGTTGCGGGCGGCTTCATCCGCATCGAGCCCTTGCTGCTGCCGCTCGACCGGACGACCCCCTTCGACGGCGTCATCGTCTTCGACCGGGTCCAGCTGGGCGAACTGGTCAAGGGGGCCGGGTTCGACGACAAGGTGGCGCTGGACGCCGTCGTCTCCGGCCGCCTGCCCTTCACCTACGATCCTGTCGCCGGCGTTCGCATCCAGGCCGGAACCCTGGCCGCCGTCCAGCCCGGCCGTCTGTCGATCCAGCGCGAGGCCCTGTCGGGGATCGAGGCTGGGGGCGGGGGCGCCATCCCGCCCGGTACGGTCGAGGACCTCGCCTATCAGGCCATGGAAAACCTGGCGTTCGACACCCTGTCGGCCAATGTGAACAGCGAGGGCGACGGCCGGGTCCGGCTGATGTTCGCCATCAAGGGTCGCCACGACCCGCCCGAGCGTCAGGAGCTGCGCCTGACCATCCCCGAGCTGATCAGCCGCCAGTTCCTGAACCGGCCCCTGCCGTTGCCCAGTGACACGGGCATCGACCTGAACCTGAACACCACATTGAACCTGAACGAGGTGGTCGGTGACCTCTTGGCCATCAACCGCGCCCGCAACGCCGCACCGGCCACGCCATCGGGAACATCGCCCTTACCTTGA
- a CDS encoding pirin family protein — MIELVIDARRKDLGGFEVGRVLPFPTRRMIGPFIFLDQMGPAEFAPGADAINVRPHPHIGLSTLTYLFEGEIMHRDNLGVTQAIRPGEVNWMTAGKGIVHSERTDPLKKSTGGPMHGMQAWIALPDGAEDIDPSFDHHGEDDLPAYENGGLFARLVAGEAYGAAAKVKTSSPLFYVHWEMQEGVRTAPPPGKGSGGMSERALFVAKGSIEVADRTFHAGQMIVLEPHAEPTVKALQGSTVMALGGEPIGERLIWWNFVASTQARIDAAKADWKAGRMALPTEDDLEFIPLPE, encoded by the coding sequence TCCTGCCGTTTCCGACGCGCCGGATGATCGGCCCCTTCATCTTCCTGGACCAGATGGGACCGGCGGAGTTCGCACCGGGTGCCGACGCGATCAATGTCCGGCCGCATCCGCACATCGGCCTGTCGACCCTGACCTATCTGTTCGAGGGCGAGATCATGCACCGCGACAATCTGGGGGTGACCCAGGCCATTCGTCCGGGCGAGGTCAACTGGATGACGGCAGGCAAGGGCATCGTCCACTCCGAACGCACCGATCCGCTGAAGAAATCGACCGGCGGCCCCATGCATGGGATGCAGGCCTGGATCGCCCTGCCCGACGGCGCCGAAGACATCGACCCCAGCTTCGACCACCATGGCGAAGACGACCTGCCGGCCTATGAGAACGGCGGCCTGTTCGCGCGGCTGGTGGCGGGCGAGGCCTATGGGGCCGCGGCCAAGGTGAAGACGTCCTCGCCCCTGTTCTATGTCCACTGGGAGATGCAGGAGGGCGTCCGCACGGCTCCCCCGCCCGGCAAGGGTTCGGGCGGGATGAGCGAACGCGCGCTGTTCGTCGCCAAGGGATCGATCGAGGTTGCCGACCGGACCTTCCACGCCGGCCAGATGATCGTGCTGGAGCCGCACGCCGAGCCGACCGTCAAGGCGCTGCAGGGGTCCACCGTCATGGCCTTGGGCGGCGAGCCAATCGGAGAGCGGCTGATCTGGTGGAATTTCGTCGCCTCGACCCAGGCGCGCATCGATGCGGCCAAGGCGGACTGGAAGGCCGGTCGCATGGCCCTGCCCACCGAGGACGATCTGGAGTTCATTCCGCTGCCGGAATGA